TGTCTGTGTCCTATTGTAATGTCATAGTTTTTCgataatattgtattctataaaataatcgaTAAATCATATTTCTGCTATGTAAAATTTATCATTGAGAACACGATATAAGTAGTcatttataaagtaatattaaaaataaattcattgtCATAGTCTTAAGTATTTTGGCAATTTCATTTTGCACTTAAAAGTTGGCGTACAGTTACAAATTAGCTGAGGTATTAAAgcctttttaatataaagtaatGAACTCTTTTATTCATGGTTTAGATGTAGCTTTAATTCATAACCTTGGGTGTGATTTTgcaccaatttttttaattagtaaataatatttgtacaaaTTCTGTTGCTGAGAAGCATTACGAATTTGAGAACACAGGTCAGCTCTGACCTACTAGAGTCACAATAACGTCTACGTGTCTTCATTGACcagagtttattttattttatatttattataatagaaatacAATATTCATTTGATTGAACCGCGGCGCATCTATTTTGCATGCTGTAATTATTCAGAATACCCATCAATGAAACCTACAGGCTTCGGCCGCGTATATAATACACACTTGTAttactattatgtatgtaataattacgtataaatttatagtttgTTAAGAACGTAACGCGCTCGGCGCGAGAATTCAAATCACACATAGTGGAGCTTAGTTGTCGTCCCTAAGGCTATTGATTTGCTGACACACCTTTATAAttcgtgtaaatatattattattataattattatctttatggTATGACTCTTGAGTAAAGTTAATCGGTAGAGGGCGGTGTGCGCTCGCGCTCGCTGGGCGCGGCCGGCGGCCGGCAGGCAGCGCCGCGCCATGCGCCATGCGCCATGCGCCATGCAGCGAGCGGTACGATACTTTAGatatgcatattttattaagtctACCTATTATGAATTTTGTAATCGACGTTGCTTCTGAAGACCCTCTGTGTAAAAAGTTAGACACACTAGTGACCTGATGTTTGAAGTGATGTTATTGCGACATCTTTAACCCGTTTAAATTCTCACTTTCACGATTTACGTGCACTTTTACTACTCGAGAATTTTCAGTAATACATACTTCGAAATGGGGTTgacttatataaattatttaaagtaaaagagttttcttattactagtactgtaatattaaatttaatagtgagtgaaatttgtattttgttttaatttgttttactgAATTTGAATACATTGTAACTCCATATCGTTGTTagttatgaatgaaaataacataattataaaagtaaatattaaatgaatagTACCatggttttttatttcacacattccTATTTTGCCCTTATTTTTACAATGATTAttgtttatgattttttttgtatgatcAGCAAGAAATtgaattatattcaaaaatattacaaaacccATGATGAGCATTTAACATCGTTTCTCGgagattcataaaaaaaaacaatttagatACGTTGACGTATAAAATGGACTTTGCCACCTGAAGaggtatataataagtatCAGAAACTACTGCTTCGAATTCAAAGTGTTCTTTTCTCCTTTTATCTAGGATGACATGAAAAGGAGTGAAGAACCAATgcaaatacctattataaaagtattccTATTACCCTTAGTGCATGCAACTTAAGATCAGGTAGAAACAAAAACTAATcaggtaaaataatttataaaataaattaaaatactaaataaataaattaatatagattCAGTCAACGACTGATTACTAATTACATATATACTGAATTTGAAACAGCATGTGCCACAGAGGTACACACAACGTCTCGAAGCTTGATGTTGatataaagaattataatgttaattctTCACCCCTCTTGGGTGTGGTTatcatctataatataaaaatgaatcccaaaatgtgttggtaagcgcataacgtGCGCATAACtatagaacagctgaaccgatttctttaattctttttttattatattccttgaagtcttagcttgaagtacgaggatggttcttatgtagagaaataccacgggcgaagccggggcggaccgctagtttaaaataaaatcgttatgtaggtaccacatGCTTTATTCGTGTTCTACTATATGCCATACATCTACGCACATCTACGCACCATCTACGTTTTAGTCACTTTAGTCCACAGTTTTAGTCTATTAGTTCTATGGCACGAATAGACTACAGAACCATGATTTTCTTGACATTTAGGACAGTTATTGTCACTTCCACTTGTCACTTGTGTAATGTCAATTTGTAATGACAATTGTTCTGTTTTGCTTTTtacagtaaaattttaaattatcaaaatacctactaaaatatatgaatgatttgaataaaatatagtcaTACGATCTTATCTCTTTTTTTCAATGGGATATTAGCGTATAGTGCtgtttagatattttaaattggtaTGGTACAAGCATAACTTAAGTATTATcagatatacattttatacaacttggaagatattatttattttgtcatcATAACAAAATTGAACAAACATGCACGAGGCGTATGAGGTAACTCACCTGCTTAATGCATCTGTTCAAATAGAAACTATAGCTGCATAtggtaagtaataaatttatccctctttttaattatagaacTATAAATGTGGGTGTGACTTGCCATAATTTTGCTGTTTTAGATGGAAATCTCTTCTTGGGTACACGACAAGGGCATCTTTTGATGTACTCATTATCAGTTAATAAtgatagtaaaaaatatgaacTTAAAATGCTCCGATACTGTAAAAATTTTAGTAAGAAACCAATAcaacaaattgaaattataccAGGTAAGttcaatattgtattctatCATAACATTAGTATGatatccttttttattttgttaaaatgttcattacattattttttcagaGGACAAATTATTACTGTGTCTAACAGATAATTTGCTTTCATCTTATGATATAAATGGTGTCAATTTTCCTTTAGTGAAGACATTTTCGGACACTAAAGGAGCTTCTTTATTTGCACTTGATAACAAGGTAAGTAATTGACAAAATatcttgtttttaataatttctgtCAAACAAACATTTGCTAAAGGAGGgataaatatagttataattaaaatattttcagtcgGCAACATCTTTGACTGGTGAATCTAATTCAGTTGTTCACTTGTGTGTGGCTGTGAGAAGAAAATTGCAACTTTACTATGGAAAAAATGGTGAATTCAAGAAACATCTGTTTGACTTTACCATACCAGATGTACCTAAGGTGATGGCCTGGGGCCAGCAGTATTTGTGCGTTGGATTTAAAGGCGAATACACATTTTTTGATGTAAGTcttaaatgtaaatgtataCTTTCTTCATGTTAATGTATAGACTTGATAGATTTTTGATTTTAgtaatatgaattaaatagCTCAGAGAAAAATGGATagaaattcataatattcaaggtgtataaattttaaatgttgtaatttattaaactgtgtatgttattattgtaagtaatattatatcataatataaagtcttgtctttggttttgtttttggctatcaataatatattgagAAGATTGCAAttgagaaaattattattatatttaaaaaaatgtttcagcTATCATCACACAATCCAAAAGAACTTTTTCCAACAAGTAGTTCAAAATCCTTAGAGCCTACCATTGCCAAATATACAGAGACATCATTCCTTCTGGGCAGAGACAATACTTCTGTTCTTGTAGAAGAAGCAAAAGAGGAAGCTatagaaataaagaaaactaTAAAGTGGACTGATGCCCCTATTGGTGTTGGTAAGGAGAATAGAATAGTAGTTctacttattttaatacatatgtCTAtgcttttatataattttattgagaCCATGTTAAATTCATTGTTaatcagtattttttatattctaaataACAAGAGAGTCAACAGAATAATGCTctagctataaaaatataaattcaagctCTATTGAAGATTTATTATCAAACTATGTAgttgtaaaaattttataagacttaatttgtttaaacgAAATAAACCTATAAACAGCCTCattatttttgtcaaaatattactttatgaatagatttaattaattcacatTTGATTTCATTATTTCAGTGTGGGATGAACCCTTTATCTTGGGCTTGTTACAAGATAATGTGGTTGTTCAGACTGTTGAGCCACCATTATTCATTCAAACATTACCTGATTTGAACAAGGCAAGACTGatgtataggtaagtattCCTATTTATATTAGACATGCTAAATTGGCCTCGAtgcttgaataaatttaatttatattgttggAAATGTAATATAtctgtattatataatataatataatgtcgtcaatttatttaaaattaatataaatgttacaTTTCATGAGAATTGAGAAGTGACTATCGAACTAAGTTAGCAAGACTGTGATAGAACTTAGAAGCAATGATTTCTTACAAATGTTGAAGTGTGTTttgttcaaataataatttgaaacatttgttctatgtatttgctttttttagatataagcGAGGTTTAATATTCGTGTCTTCAGTGGGACAAGTGTGGTGTTTGAGCGCCGTGGATGTAACCATTCAGAGACAACAACTGCTCAAGGATAAACACTTTCAGATAGCTATCGATTTAACGGTAATTATGTATGCATATATTTACGTGCCTTCATGAGTATGAGTATGAATCATActcaacataaaatattatcttatttacTATCTACTGGTgatgaacctttttaataaataaaataaatatctggtgattttgtctataaaattaagttaatttttgcagtttcattatttttttattacatttacattttattcagtaaaataatgaaagctatttattatagtttctTAATTACTGTTAATCACAATTTATCTAAAGACGTCattgttacaaaatattaattagtgtgattttatatttacaataattaccaaaatattatatgtaaccTTGTCTGTACCTTGTACCACCAATCATGGTGTAATATCAATACTACAGGAAAGTGGATATATGTCCACTTTCCtgtagtaatttatataaattagagAACAGTTTTGATCAGTGTAGCGATAAAGTTGgtcgttattttttaatttaattcccttttttataaaaatgtttcattttaaagtaaaaaaacggcaagcaaaaataattactttactAAACGTAGGTGAATTGATATTCTATCttttttggcattttttaGGTTGGGTTAATTAGattgtaattatgtttttaattattttggtaataagttaccttttttttaaatttatgtacctacttactattCTGAGTCATTGTATTTCTCATACATTCCATTgactgttttatatatttgtgatTGATTTGGAACAGATATGATGTTGTTTCTGGATTTACTATTACTTTACTgcaacaaacatttttttttagaatttatcAGAATGTTCACCAGAAGAAAAGAAGCAAACCATACATTCCATACAAATGCTATTCGCCTTGGAGCTATTCGACAATAAAGAATACTCGCAATCAAtgaaagaatttattaaattaaacacagaTCCAGCAGATGTGATAAAACTATTCCCAGAGTTAGATAATAAATCTGGATCGGAAACCAAAGAGAAGAAACTAAAGGGGAAAGATCTCGAAAACGCTTTAAACGCGTTGATAGAATATTTAGTGGAGTTAAGGTCGAAGATAGGGAAGAATTCGGACGCTAGCGGGAGTAAAGATGAAACTTCTAGTCAACGGAATGTCGCACAGCAGTTGGAGCTTATCGATACTACGCTTTTGAAATGCTATTTACAGGTTGTACATGCTATTTGTACTTTTTCGAAAGTTATGATGACTTTggcttataaatattgaaaaaaaatatatattaatagttattgaatttgaattttttaattattgggtttcaaattattttttcagacTAATGACGCGTTCGTTGCGCCTTTATTGCGTTTAAATAATTGTCGATTAGAAGAAGCAGAAAAGACATTGCTCCAGCATGGAAAACATAGTGAACTCATTATATTGTACCAGACTAAAGGACAGCATACAAAAGCATTGCAATTATTACGTGAACAGGCTAAACAACCAGATTCTAGTTTAAAAGGATATCATAGGACGAA
The sequence above is a segment of the Colias croceus chromosome 14, ilColCroc2.1 genome. Coding sequences within it:
- the LOC123697398 gene encoding vam6/Vps39-like protein, giving the protein MHEAYEVTHLLNASVQIETIAAYDGNLFLGTRQGHLLMYSLSVNNDSKKYELKMLRYCKNFSKKPIQQIEIIPEDKLLLCLTDNLLSSYDINGVNFPLVKTFSDTKGASLFALDNKSATSLTGESNSVVHLCVAVRRKLQLYYGKNGEFKKHLFDFTIPDVPKVMAWGQQYLCVGFKGEYTFFDLSSHNPKELFPTSSSKSLEPTIAKYTETSFLLGRDNTSVLVEEAKEEAIEIKKTIKWTDAPIGVVWDEPFILGLLQDNVVVQTVEPPLFIQTLPDLNKARLMYRYKRGLIFVSSVGQVWCLSAVDVTIQRQQLLKDKHFQIAIDLTNLSECSPEEKKQTIHSIQMLFALELFDNKEYSQSMKEFIKLNTDPADVIKLFPELDNKSGSETKEKKLKGKDLENALNALIEYLVELRSKIGKNSDASGSKDETSSQRNVAQQLELIDTTLLKCYLQTNDAFVAPLLRLNNCRLEEAEKTLLQHGKHSELIILYQTKGQHTKALQLLREQAKQPDSSLKGYHRTKNYLQHLGAEHINLIFKFSDWILKEHPEEGLKIFTEDIVEVENLPRPRVLDFLLREHEQLVIPYLEHVIHTWNDTNAIFHDALIGMYREKITDKKANSTEEELQHIKAKLVAFLEKSFNYTPERVILHFPNDTLFEERAIILGKLGRHEQALAIYVQILGDVERAIRYCDNVWERSNDKNLDVYVILMRILMNPEQTTPLTGPLANVTRHPNASVPDLETALGILEKHADKISPIKALSVLPDGVPLGRLKSFLESALDSQLTLKRRTQVLKGLLYAEHTQVQEMKQYHESKSIVINDYNVCPVCKKRFGNQSAFVRYPNGDIVHYSCRLDK